In Fodinicurvata sediminis DSM 21159, the genomic window TTGGGTCTTACTTTCGTTGTATCTTTTTCCTAATGCAGAATTAAGGTTAGAAATGCACCAACCACATATATATTTTACTTGATAATGGTACACTAAAGAAGAAGGTGGAAAATGAACCGCCTTGGTTTCACGGAACCCATTTTAGTGGTGTGCCCGGCCATAGCAGATTGATCCCGCATGGCTTAATAACAAAAATTCTTGGCTCTCCTCATTAGTATTCGTACTATAAATTAGTACCTTTGTGGCTGCCCCGAAATGTTTTGCATGAGTTCAGGCTCTTGCGAGCCACCTGACAAGGAGCTGGACGCTGGCGAGATAGTGTCAGGTTTCGGCATGGGCGATAGCGTTCTCGAAATCTCTGGCGAGGCGACGATTGCGATTGAGTCAAGCCAAGGTCCGCTCGACCACCCAGCGCCGGAGCAAGACCTCGAAGCCGGAGGCGCTATCACTGCGACGTAAGATCTTGAGGATCCACCGCCTCAGGCGCTCGAGCACGCCCCTGAGCTTCGCCCCGCCATAGACGGCATCGGCGAACAGATGGCGCAGTCAAGGAATAGGCGGCGTGCGCGCCAGCGAGCAGGTCGGGCGCGCCGACCCGGTTCTGGATAGCGGCACTGTGGACGATACCGGAGACCAGCATGTCGCCGGTACCGTTCAAGATATGACGTTACGGCACTTCTTCAACTTCTTGCCGGTGTCGAAGCCACGAATGCTGCCGATTTCGGTGAGCTTGACCGACTGACTATCGATGATCCCGACGCTCGGGCAGGCGTTGCGGCTCTCGGCCTCCCGAACAGCTATGACTAGAAGATGATTGATGGTTTGCCAGATCCTATCATCGTGCCAAACGTAGAAACAGTGCTGCACCGGTGATCCCGCGGCGGCGGCCACCGCAGGCAGCCCCCACGTAGTATGTAGAAGCTCATGGTGACCACCTCACTTAGGGCAGGCTACACGCGGTCGCCCAAGCGCCCGCAGGTCTGGCAGCTTCGGGCGATCAGTTCCCATGCGGCATCGGTGACGTCACTTGCATACTGCACGTCTCTGCGGTCATACTTCGCGCGGGTGTTTTCAGTCCACTTCTTGCGGCTCCATCAGTTGCTTGACATAACTGGGTAATCACAAGGGACTGAAAATAGCTTAACTCTTTTCGGGCCAAACACTAACCTGAAGTGAATAGGACGCTTCTAAATATAGTGGGATTTTTTATGGATTTTGTATCCAAAGAAAAGCGCAGCAAAATTATGCGCGGGGTCAAGCAAGAAAACACTAAGCCTGAAATATTAGTTAGACGTATAATTCATAGTTCTGGTTATAGATTTCGCCTTCACCGAAAAGATCTCCCAGGAAGACCCGACATTGTTCTTCCAAAATACCAATTAGCAATATTCGTTCACGGTTGTTTTTGGCATCAACACGATGGCTGTCACGATGACAGGATGCCCACATCAAATACTGAATATTGGACCCAAAAGCTTCAGCGAAACAAAGAACGAGACAAAGAAAAATTTGAAAATCTTAAAGATAAGGGATGGAATGTATTAATTATTTGGGAGTGCGAAACAAAAAATACAGAGATAGTTTATAAAAAAATAAATAAATATATAAAAATTTAATTAGGAGGCAGGGGGTGAGTCAAAAATACAAATATATTGACCTGTTTGCTGGTTGTGGAGGGTTATCCCTCGGTCTAAGAAGCTCTGGATTTAAACAAATGCTGGCTGTCGAAAAATCATATATGGCAGCAGAGACCTTTTTTCATAATCATATAGAACGTATTAATAATACTTTTACTTGGGAAAAATTCTCTTCATCTGAAACATCTATTTTAGAACAAGCAAATAAAGGGCTTATCGTTCGTACTCTTGAAGAAGTTTTATCCTGCAAAGAACTAATGAATTCATTGAGAGGGGAAGATATTGACCTTGTTGCTGGCGGCCCCCCTTGCCAAGGATTTTCAACTGCAGGACGTCGCGACCCTCAAGACGTCAGGAACAAACTAGTCTGGCAATTCCTTGATTTTGTCTCTGCCGTGAATCCGAAAGCAGTGCTAATTGAGAATGTAGCGGGCATGCAGCATGGCTTCAAAAAGTACGGGTTAGAAGCGACATTTAACCAACTCGTTGCTGCTCTCAATAAGACCGGATTTGGTTATATAGTCCAACCCATGCTCTTAAACGCTATGCATTATGGCGTTCCTCAGTATCGACCAAGAATCATGCTTGTTGCATTGCGCCAGGATGTCGCCAAACGCGCAAATGCCCGTTTTTCTCCAGAAACATGGCAATCTGGTGCTATTATTGGTAGAGAACTCCCGTTAGCTTTCCCTGCACATCCAACACTTGCCCCGCTTCCTGCTACCCCCGACGAACCATGCCTTACCGTTCGGGATGCTATCTATGACCTACAGGGAGGAGCGTACGAACTCGCGAGTAATTGCTTACCTGAATACGCGATTACAATGCGTAATCAAATAGTCGATGTTCCCGGAGAGGAATTTTATAAAACACACACAAAAGGGATCAGGAATCATGAAATTAGAGATCATTCTTATAAGGTAAAAAAACGTTTTAGACTATACCAAGTATTATCCAAATATAGAATACCGCTTGATGTTATTACAACTCCACTTAATGATACGATTTCAAAATCAGATAGACTTATACGTATCAATAATAAAATATCTAATGCCCAGTATCCACTTATTTCCCCTGATGGAACTTTAATTGCTAAAGGTAAAGAAGAATTAATTGATTTAATATTTGAATTAGCAACAAAGAAGCATAGCCAGAGACCACTAAGATGGGATGCGCCAAGCCACACTGTTCTCAGCTTGCCAGATGATTATATACATCCATCCGAACCCAGAACCATGACAGTAAGAGAACTAGCACGTTTCCAATCATTCCCTGACTCTTTTGAATTCCGGGCAAAAGTAACCACAGGAGGGAAAAGCCGAAGAGACGACGTACCACAGTATACTCAGGTTGGAAATGCAGTTCCCCCCTTACTTGGTAAAGCTATAGGTCAGTCAATAATGAAAGCTTTATCTTCTGCATATAGTATAAATGATTCTTATGTATTTTCAAATACAGAAGATGGATTGTATTACAATGAAATAATTTAATGGACTATATAATATTTTTTTGCATATTATATTTAAGAAGCATAGACCTGCACTTCTTTCTTATTAATTTAAAACTTCAACCATATCTGAGTGCGTAGCTGAAAGAGACAACAAGCTTTTAGCTAAGGTGCTTGAGCTTTCTCTCAGTGTAATAACCAATGTATCAATTGGCCTTGTAAGAGGGATCATGCAAGCTCTCCAAGCGAGGATTTCTGCATAAGAGTCAAGATCCGAGGAAACTAGCTCTTGCTGTGTTGCCAGCTTCTTGCCTCCAGATTTCTTTAATTCCCAGAATTCATCAAGTCCATCCAACACAACTGCCCATCCCTCAAGCCCTCGGCAGGATTCGTACTGCACAATCCGCATCGCCTCTGCTGAGCGAGGGAATTGACGCCTTGTACTCACATCAACCCCATCCCAAACATTCCAACCACTTGCATTAAAAGATTCCGCAAGCCTACTGTATCGACCTTCTCTCGCTTCAATAACCCCCGAGGGCGGTACGCAGTGAAGAAGGTCAATGGGCATATTCCCGGCCTCAAGAGATGAAGATAATATCGATCTTTGTAACTTCGTTTTGTCCCTGTAATCGCCCATAATGATCATTATACGCCCGCCAACAGCATCACGGTTCGTCGAAATACGCCACTGGAGGCCTGCTTCCTCAGCGACGATGTTGGCAAAAGAGCATAGGTTAGATTTCATCCGTAGGCCTGTCTCGAGATAACGATGTCCTAACTTTGGTTGTCCAGACACGGAGGATTTCCAATTGGTTGGCGCGCCACGAACCAATTGCTCAATTCCATCTGCAAGGGATATTGAACTGCCACCATACAGATGACATAGCAGGTCAGCTTCTGCCTGCGGCCAGTCTTGAGCTTCGTCTATCAGGATGGCGTCATAATCAAATTGTAGAAAGTCAGATGCCTTGGCATCTACAATATCAGAAGAACTTATTGCCTCTTCCCTTAGGAACCTAAGAGCTTCGCGACATTGCTCCTCGTAGTCAGCTTGTTCCAGTTCACCTTCCTCCATCACACCAAGCCTCTTGAGCCAAGCATACATAAAGGACATCACTGTCCGGATACGGATTCCGCCTCCATCACCTTCACCGGGAATAGTCATAAGGGCCAATGTCCGCTGAATATCAGCAGCTAGCGCAGTATTATAAGTAAGGACTAAGCATCTCTTTCCTTGTTGTAAGAATGCCTCATAGGCTGATTGCAAAAGCAAGATGGTTTTGCCGGTTCCTCCATGCCCCCGCAAATGGACTCGATGCTCACCAAGAAGTTGTCCTAGTTTCTTCGCTTCTGTTGGACGTGCCGCTAGTCTATCCATTCGCTTACGATCAAGGCGTGATGGCATCAGGGGTTGGAAGAGCCCATCATTCAGTACGAGATCCATAACGCCTTCATCGGCCGAACTAATTACATATTCTTTCCCTGATTTGCGAATACCATTGACAGAAGCCATCGCTACCAAAAGGCTCGTAGCATCAAAATGGGCCGGCACAGCCCCTGCTGCAGGCTGGATGCGCCCACGCGTTTTCGGCAGTTGGTCGATCCCCCTCAACAGTAGGCAACGGTATATCCACGGATTTGCAGCTGTTACATCACGAAGATGCTCTAAGAGTGAATATCTTTGGGCTTCATTTTGTTCGGTTGCACTCTTCCACATAGCGCCATACCGGACTGAAACGCCCCCTGCTTCGATCATTATGTCCTCGGCAGGATGATCTTTTACTTCGATAGAAGCAATGAACGAGCGGACTCTGATCTTGGCTCCTAATATTCGATTACCTTCAGCATCATAAACCGTCCTAGTTGGAACTATATAGCGTGGCTTCCGGAAGCACCCCACTACCACAACATCTAAGTCGCTAACTTTATGACCAGAAAGCTTAACTGCAGCAGCAATCTTAATATGATCCTCATCAGTCGAGGTAGTATCGATTTCAGGCCAGATGCCAACAAGCGCATCTTTTACTGTTAATGCAGACTCAAATTCTGCCGTTCCCTCGGGACCCAATATTTCAATCATGAGCGTAATCTCAAGAAATACGCAGCAGTTCGCGATGAGAATTCCCTTACATCCGCAAACTCTGCCTCTATCCCTTGATCAAGTCGCAGCTCATCGCGCGCTTCTAACTGGCGCTCTTGGAGAAAACCAGGTCCAGTATGCCAAAGGGGGTGCCCCAAGATTAGAGCCCTATTCCCAGAAATAAGTGCCGGAAGCTCAGCGAAGTAGTGGAGCGAAACATTCATTCCCGCATTTTGGCAAAAATCCAAGAATGCCCTCACAGATGAATCTTCCGCTCCGTCCAACCAGCGTGATTCATCAAGGGGGTTTCCAAGAACGATATCAGCCATGTCCAAGGACAACCGCCAATCAAGCATTCCATGGCTAAACCTATTCCCGTAATTTCGTAAACAATCAGGACACGACCGATCACAATCCTTTGCATGTGCAGGGTCTTGCCATTTTGGAGCAACAGAGGCGTAAAACTTCTCTATCGCTGATCTCATATTCTTTGGATGTGCAGCCCAGCGAGCATAACCTGCACCGTTCTCCAACGCATCCGCGACGAAAACTTGTTCCGTTTTGCAATCTCCTACAGCGAAAAATTGCCGGCCAACTCTGAATTCGCCTGGATCAACATCCAACGCCGTAGCCAATGAAAGCTTCAGGAACTCGGCAAATGAGGCGATTGCAGGCCGGGCCGAGGGTTGGCCGATTACGTCAAGCACGCCTTGCTTACCTATTTCTTCGGCGCCTGATATATGAAAACTCAGCACATCGGTCGTAAAAACAGCACCTATAGCTCCTTTATCGAAGGGTGTAGCAGCTGGGGCGTTATTCCAAGGCCCTGAATCTCGATAAAACCTCGGGTCACGAACCGAAACACGATCATGACTTTCTTGGAAGAACTCATATAAACTTCCCCCATTATCATTAACTATAGCGACTGGCCCAACTCCTAAGGCAAGCTTCATAGGGCCGCAGCTCTCACCTCCATACTCCTGTTGGAACGCTCGTACGGGCGGGGGAAGTGCAGGTCCACGCTGCCTTTGACCATCATAATCCCGTGGCTTGCTGGACGAGAGGAATCCTCTGGGCTGGTAAAGCGGGAAAGGTTGTGATGGTTCCCTACAAATCGAGCAAGTAGTATCCCCACCATGCGTTATGGTCGAGCAGCCGGGATTCGTACATCGGCTATAGAGCATGGGCTTTCCCAATGGTTCAGGCTCATTATCAACACCCCTGTAGGTGTCCCGCTTAAACACAAAACCACAAGCAGTATGCAGGCGCTTATCTTTTGGAATTTCTGAGCCTGGCGCAAATGCCCAAACTGCATGGTCAAGGGGGCGGTCACTTACAATAGCCTCCTCCACACTATTGCGACGCTCATCTTGAAAAAGGCTCCGCACTTGTGTCGGAAAACCGAACATCGGCAATATCCCTCCAACCGCAAGCCGGTGACTTAATTCACCCTGTATGAAACGACCGTCTTCAACGATGGAGTCGATACGTTTGGGAAGCTCTTCTCTTACGTAATTGGTAAGGCTTTCTTTTTCCCCGTTCAGTTTGGTGTAGGCAGCGAGACGGTTAACAACATGCTCAACTTCATCAGATGAAGAAAGCCAGTTAACAACCCCATCACGAAATACTCCCTTCCATTGCTCGACACGTCCGAACACACCATGGATACTTTCTTCGTTTCTTTCAGGACCATAATCCAGATGGGCAAATGCACGTCTTAAACACTCAGCAGATATAACTCTTTGTATAATTTCAGGTCTTGATAAATCAAGTTGGGGCTGAGGTGGCACATCTCCCGTCATTCGCTCGGGATTGTTGAAATAGTAATCATCGTGGGCCGCGCCACGTGAAATTGTTACCCCGTAGGAAAATGCTTGTCCTGCGCGGCCAGCACGGCCAACCCTTTGTTGGTAGTTAAAGCGCTGGGGTGGCATGTTTGCCATCATAACGAGCTTCAACGAACCAATATCGACTCCCACTTCCATTGTGGTTGTGACGGAAAGCGCGTCCAATCCATGAGTAAGTTCATTCTCGCCTTCCAGGTATGCGGTCGCTTTAAACAACCTCTGGCGACGCCTTTGCTCAGAGATCGGCTTTGTTTGCCCTGTCAGTTCTGCCACAGAAAGCCTATGGGCAGGTTCGCGAGATACCCAGTTATAGTAGTCTTCGCCAGCATTGCCAGCACGAGAAAAACTATTACTACGACAATGTGGTGTTGTGCATACGTTAACTGGAAGTACCATTGTGAGCCTGGAACAACCGTCACAGCGGTATAGATCCCTCTGGCCGGCTGGAACAATGTGAAGCGGCAGGCTTGAATGGTTGTCGATTTTCAGGAACCAATTTTCTGTAATAATGTTCCGCTCGATGAGATAGTCACCTAGTGTACGTGCTAGCTCTGCACTTTCCCGGTTCACCAGAGGGGCGACTTTTTCAATGTACTTCTTGACCGCCGCTGGTACGGATGTGGTGGTCCGAGAGTGCCCCCATCCCATGAGATAGCGGCTATGCCCGAGTATGCGAATGATATTCGCAACGATACCATTGGCTGTTGCGTCACCTAAGCCAAGCCTTGAGCCATGGGTTTCCTCCGCCTCGACTGTCGCTATCCCCATTGACTCCATGTCGCGCCCTGCTCTGTCGAAGAGCGAATTCGCAACATGGACGGCAAAGCGGGCCATAAGCCTCCGACGTTCTTCCCTTGCAACATCATCGGTGAGCGGGATCCATTCCCCTTCCACTGGAGGCATGAAGTACCGCCACCATGGCGTGCCGTCATCACCTTGGGCATAGCTTGCCTCTGTGCCAGCGGGATTCTGTCCGAGGCGCAGCAGTTCATCCCGCATGTTAACAAGTAATGAAGGCCAGCCTATTGCGTTGCTTGCAATGGACTGATCATGTTGAGCGATTAGTTCCTTATCGGCTCGTTTTGCAGCGTTGAGCTTATTCAACTTCACTGCATTAAATATCCCGGGGGTCTTTTTCTCTGCCGCTTCATAGAGTTCGCGGAAAGACGCGTCCATTTCCGGATCAACATCAGCGTACATCTCAAGCTCGGCACTAGAAGGAATATTCTTCTGAGCAATCCCAATATATATTAGCTGGCGGATGAGATCGCGGAAATGATGGAGCTCAAGTCCTGCCGCGAGGTCTGCCGCATCATCCCTGCTATCGGTGAAGGCAATCATTTTCTCGGCAGCGCCTGTATCGCTTGCTGCATGCATGACACGGTCAGCAACAAGCTGTGTCGTCACGTTAAGGCCTGTGCGCAACCCTCTAATAGGCGTCTGTACAGAGCCACTGAAGAAAGCTTTCTTTTCCCTATCATTGAAGAATTTCCTAGTACCCTCGCAACAAGGGCAAATCTCGGGCAAAGCAGCCACTTTCTCGGAGCCGCGCAGGTCACCAGAAACACAGAAGACCACACCCCCTTCATCTCCAGGGGCCAAAGCGCCAGAAAAAGGATCGAAATGGCCCTTCTGGAAGTGCATCGTCACCCTCTTTCCGGATGGCGCCTCCCTTGACCACGAACTCGTTCCTGCTGGTAATTGCCCTCCCGGCCAGTACCAACGGAACTCATCTTGTGTCCGTTCGAATACCTGACTAACCTTACTACTACCTTCCCCAGATTTTGTTGCTTCTAGAAATATGCTTCCTGAAGGCATCCCCTCACTTTCCGGGACCACAAACCCCCCCATGAAAGCTTCACCACAGTCATAACAATAAAGCAACTCAAGGACTTGGCCACCGCACTCACATTTGGTTGCTGGGGCCTTGAAAAGCCGGCCAATTTTTCGGTTAGAAGAGCGGTACTGCTCTTCTAACCCTGAACAATCAGGATTCGAACAAGCCCAGATACCTTGGACCTGCCTAAGAAACATATGGGATCGGAATGTAGGCTTAGGCTGCTCCCAAGTCCCCTTGGACTCGTATTTTACAGCAAGCAAAAATGCTTCAAGAAGGCCCCTAGTCGTATGGGAATCTTCACTGCCAAACAAAATACGGCTCAGGCAGCCAAGGTTGGAAGGCCTTATAATTTCAAAATTCTTGCCATTTGTAGGATCAAGGACCTCGGTCTTTCCTGCAATATTACAAGCTACCGCCAAAGCCTCCCGTGGAGAATAATGGTTTGAAATTTCTGATAACACCGTATTTATTGTATCGTCCCCTCCATTTAATAATGCGTCCTTATGTTTGGTGATCACATTAGAATCTATGGGTAGGGAAACGTCGAATTCTCTAGGTGCCCCTGTAAATATGGCAAACGTTTCTTTTGGAACACCAAAAAACTGCTCAAGATACTCTCGCCCTGCTTCCCCATCCAAAGACGCACTAGTCGCAATACAACGCAGTTGGGGTGAGCTCGGTTCCAAGCCTAAGCGGTCGAGCAAATTGCGAACGACGAGAGCAACTTCTGAACCTTGCGTACCGCGATAACTGTGCAGCTCATCAACAACTATTGAGAATGTATTAGATCTGTCAGACTCAAGCCAAGCACGTGTCTTCTCAAATATCGGAGATTCTACATCACGCATAAGCATGATATTCATCATACTTGTATTTGTAATTAAAATATCTGGTGGCGCGGCAATCATATCCCAGCGTGTCAGCATCTCACCAATTTCCGGGTCTTGGAATTGGCTGCAAATTTCAAGAATATCTTTGGTGTCCTTCCCTTCTGCCCCCATGGTCCGCCAAACGTCTGCCACTTCATTTGCTATTTTTTTAACTTCGTAACCAACATCATTTATTCTTTTGCGATCCTTGGCAGACAATGTAAGGGGAGGTACGTAAGTCGAACCGATAGTGGCACCTGTGTATCTTCCGAAATAGAAAAGCGGCTTTCCAAAAATACTCACCGCCCTTGAAGCAGCTTGACGGAGGCGCGATACCTGATCTTCCACTAGAGCGTTTGTTGGATAGAGGATCATTGCCCTAACAGCAGGAGGCACTGTATCTTCCATATGGACTCTAGAGTGGTACCACTCTTTGTCTTTTGAGCTGAATTCTTCTTCCCACCAACGGTTTAACTCACCGCTACCAACTCCGCCGCTGCGTTCTTGTAGGAGCGTAGCTAATAGAGGAAGCAAGAAACTTTCAGTTTTTCCTGAACCGGTACCAGATGTGACCACAGCATTCTGGTACACTTTATCGCCAATGCTTGCCTTTAATGCCTGCGCTTGATGCTGGCGGAGTTTAATTCCTTCCTCGGCTCCGAAAACGACCTTGGCAAGATTGCTAACTACAAACTCGCTTAAGCCAATGTCCCTACAAACTTCCTCAAGGGAGTCAGTCGATGGATACTGAGGCACGGCCTCAAGCAATGGCTCTTGAGCCATAACACCAGGGGAGTTCAAGATTTCACGGCGTTCAGCCATGATGGCTGGATCACGCATCCAGAAGGCGCTGTCATAGTAGCGCCTGTAACCTTCGCTGATATATTCATATACACTAATTGGATTTGCTTGCGACATGCGTATCACCGGCCTTCCCGTACAGGATTTCCATAACTTGTCCCGCAACTAATGGGGCAACATTTTCATACATTAACACGCCATTGCGAGCCTCCGGCAATGTGCCGGAACATGCTACTAGGGCACGTCCCAAAAGCCCTGGAACATCACACCCCAATGTCGCTTTTACCTTGTAACTCGATCGGTCATAAGCGTGCAGACGAATATTCTCCCGCTTTGCAGCTAACAACTTGACGACCTGATACGGCCCGCGCCACATCTTCCCATCCGGAGACAAATAAGCGTAATTCTGAACCCCATCATTCCAACGATATGCACCAGATGACTGTGCATCCTTTACCGTGTTCCAGCGCCCGGATTTTGGATTGAAAGCTTCTAAACTGTTTGCGTGACCGATAGAGACTGGTGAAAGGCACTCCGAAAGTCCCCCAAGAGCCAGACATGCGGTAGCAATCGAATAGCCAGGATAATCGACAATCGATAGATTTCGCCCTAGGGGGTCTTGGATATCGCTCAAAACCTTTGTTGCTTCTTCGAATCTAACACCCTCAAGAACAACCATTGACGGTCTACCTGCCATTCTTGTTTTGTTGAGAGTGCCCCCTATTTCTTTCACGGCTCCCCTAATAACCTCGGTTAGTTGGGCGTTGCGGAATCCTGACAGGAAAGCTCTTTCCTGATCGATAAAGTTGATCGCTAGCGGGGGAACAGACCAACGTCTTACATAGTTTGTTCCATGCCTTAGCTCCAAATCGAGAAAGCCAAGAAGGAAAAGGTCTTGCGCCAATGAGCGCGCCCTCCATGGTGTATACCCTCCTTCCGGGAGGAGAGCCTCGAATGCACCCCATGACCCACATCCTAAGAAGCACAAAGCATCCAGTAACAGGTCATGGTCAATTGGCTGTAATTCCTGCTGTGCCTTAGGCCTGTAGCGCGGAGCCTCCCTAGCTGCCGCTTTCGATTGTGCTGAACGTTTTCCTCGATCAACAACTATAAGCGATTGATTGCAATCCTTGCACTCTTGCTTTAAGGGAGCTTTCTTGGGCAAGCCAGGTTTAGGCGGTTCGCAAATCCAATAATGGTAACCTCTTGAGACGCAGGTTTCCCTGTCACTATACAAATCTATAGAACCTTGAAGTTCAGCAGCTTGACCGGTTTCAGAATATCCCTCCGGAAGGTGATGTCCTTCCTCTAGGGTAGTTGGCGGTTGATGAAGAGGCAATTCGCCATGAACTATTGTGCCGATTATTATTACAATATTTTTCGTTATTTCTGAATTAGTTGCGCTTAATATTGTATTATAGAAAACTAGTTCATCACTATAACGATTGAGAGGGCGAGGAGTACTTGAGTCGCGGAAAAGTATTTCCTGGCTAGCAACAAGCTTACCATTTCTATACCCTTTAAAGCCAATAACACTCCCAGGTTCATTTGAATTCGCTGGAAGGGTAAGCTCGCAATTCCCTCCATTATTACTAGCCATAGATATTAAGGCATCTCTGGTAGCGCCTTCTAATGAAAATGCCTCTATTTCAGTAGGTCCTTCCGAAGCAATCAAACTAATGTCCACCCTTGAACTTGAATGAAAAATTCCATAACTAAGACGCAAGTGGCCATTAACAATCATTGTACCTTCGCCCCCTAGTGGGGCGAGACACGCCAGGTCCTTGGACGGCGAATACTGTGCTTCCCCAAAAACGGCACCCTTATAGAGAACCCAACCTGTCGGCACACCTTGCAACTCATCGGAAGTCGCAACACTCGGCATCTCGAGGGCCGCCTCATTGAGATACTGTTCCACCTTTTTCGTCATGCTCTTAATATCACGCACAAGAATTAGGTGGGGCCGGCCAAGCACTACTCGGGAGACCTCAATCCAGTAGTGTCCTCTCGTACTCTCAGCAAAAGGAATGACAAGCCGGGGATGCCATTCCAATAACTCCCCTCTGTTGCCTGAGAAAATAAAGCCATGTGTTAGCATCCTCCCATCTGTACCCAGAGGTCTAGGATTTATGGTCGAGAATGTCCCATAATGATCGTTAGACAAATTGAAGTACTGCGAATTCCCTTCTACTTTTAGTGGCCCCAAGGGCTCATTAAGTTCGCCCGGCCTACCCAACTGGATATCTAATACTTCATTAGGAAAGCGGGGGATAAATTGGGCCGCCAAACAAAGTTTGACCTTTCTCGAACCATCAGTTGGCATGCTACCAGTGCTATTCTCATTTTGCCCCCAGGCAGACAATTCAGCGATTGCAGCTTCACAAACCCGCCCTTGGAGTTCCTTTCTTCGCCACGCAGCCTTCAACCGGGCATTGGCGTAACTAGTTCGCATCCAATGCTCAAGATAGTAACGAATTTCCTCCGTTGAGATTTCCTCAGTTCCAGAAAACCCATACCGCTCGAACATATCATGGAATAATTCCCTATCACCCGCACGCACAACAACTTGTGAAAGAGCTTTTCCTACGTATTTCCAAGAATTAATCGCTTGAGCAGTCGGTCGACCAAAATCGAAGTTATTTTTAATAAGCCAACTATTTAGGTAACTCCACAATATTTCCGTGGATTTACCGTGAAAAGATAAACGCCCCCGTTCAATTCCAGTCAATTGAGCAAGGCGTACATAATAATTGTTTGCGGCATACTGGCCTTCGGCAGCCATATGGGCAGCAGCATGCGAAAGGCAAAAAAGGACGGCAGTGAAAGGAGGGGGCTCTGAGCTAGATGAGTGCCACCAACTCTTAGCTTGTTGTATTATTGCCTGATAAGGATCACCGGTCGTCTGCAACTTACGACCAACAGTGTGACAAATATAGCTTTCAACTGCATCCTCGTCCTTACCCAACGCTTCGGCTAGTTCGTGCCTCATACGATTGTTTAGGGAAAGGAATACCGCCCGACTGGAAAAATTTCCCGAAAAGAATATCCGGTTAAGGAGATAATTAACCTTCGCGTATTCTTCAGACAAATTACACCTAAATATCCATTTTACTTCTACATTATATTTTTGTATTTAATTTGGGCGCGACAATGCAAATCCGTTGCGTATTTTACCAAAATCCGAGAAGGCAGCATAGTGCGCCTGAACTCCTTTGTGAGTACCACCTCTAGTTTCCACACGCGTAAAGTGATTTGCAACCC contains:
- a CDS encoding DNA cytosine methyltransferase, which codes for MSQKYKYIDLFAGCGGLSLGLRSSGFKQMLAVEKSYMAAETFFHNHIERINNTFTWEKFSSSETSILEQANKGLIVRTLEEVLSCKELMNSLRGEDIDLVAGGPPCQGFSTAGRRDPQDVRNKLVWQFLDFVSAVNPKAVLIENVAGMQHGFKKYGLEATFNQLVAALNKTGFGYIVQPMLLNAMHYGVPQYRPRIMLVALRQDVAKRANARFSPETWQSGAIIGRELPLAFPAHPTLAPLPATPDEPCLTVRDAIYDLQGGAYELASNCLPEYAITMRNQIVDVPGEEFYKTHTKGIRNHEIRDHSYKVKKRFRLYQVLSKYRIPLDVITTPLNDTISKSDRLIRINNKISNAQYPLISPDGTLIAKGKEELIDLIFELATKKHSQRPLRWDAPSHTVLSLPDDYIHPSEPRTMTVRELARFQSFPDSFEFRAKVTTGGKSRRDDVPQYTQVGNAVPPLLGKAIGQSIMKALSSAYSINDSYVFSNTEDGLYYNEII
- a CDS encoding very short patch repair endonuclease, which encodes MDFVSKEKRSKIMRGVKQENTKPEILVRRIIHSSGYRFRLHRKDLPGRPDIVLPKYQLAIFVHGCFWHQHDGCHDDRMPTSNTEYWTQKLQRNKERDKEKFENLKDKGWNVLIIWECETKNTEIVYKKINKYIKI
- a CDS encoding DNA/RNA helicase, encoding MIEILGPEGTAEFESALTVKDALVGIWPEIDTTSTDEDHIKIAAAVKLSGHKVSDLDVVVVGCFRKPRYIVPTRTVYDAEGNRILGAKIRVRSFIASIEVKDHPAEDIMIEAGGVSVRYGAMWKSATEQNEAQRYSLLEHLRDVTAANPWIYRCLLLRGIDQLPKTRGRIQPAAGAVPAHFDATSLLVAMASVNGIRKSGKEYVISSADEGVMDLVLNDGLFQPLMPSRLDRKRMDRLAARPTEAKKLGQLLGEHRVHLRGHGGTGKTILLLQSAYEAFLQQGKRCLVLTYNTALAADIQRTLALMTIPGEGDGGGIRIRTVMSFMYAWLKRLGVMEEGELEQADYEEQCREALRFLREEAISSSDIVDAKASDFLQFDYDAILIDEAQDWPQAEADLLCHLYGGSSISLADGIEQLVRGAPTNWKSSVSGQPKLGHRYLETGLRMKSNLCSFANIVAEEAGLQWRISTNRDAVGGRIMIIMGDYRDKTKLQRSILSSSLEAGNMPIDLLHCVPPSGVIEAREGRYSRLAESFNASGWNVWDGVDVSTRRQFPRSAEAMRIVQYESCRGLEGWAVVLDGLDEFWELKKSGGKKLATQQELVSSDLDSYAEILAWRACMIPLTRPIDTLVITLRESSSTLAKSLLSLSATHSDMVEVLN